The following nucleotide sequence is from Paroedura picta isolate Pp20150507F chromosome 1, Ppicta_v3.0, whole genome shotgun sequence.
acaggtcacattaggcagctggatgggtctctccgtagcaacgaatctacctagattcgttgctatgggtcgttttatttttttaaaaacctttcttaaagggaaaggggctgtttgggagcatgctaacggctgcccattggctgcttgacggccaggggcgggacgagcttggcaatagcgcttcctttctagcgatttctgccgagaccggaagcctgtgggaaacgctaaaaaacgcaactgattccactacaaaggcaggtatgcataacgacgaattccactattttaaatggcgatttttcattccgcaaacaatttgcaacaaagatccctgtgcgaaaaggcccacagtgacttgcccaagatcaggttgccagttctgggttgggaaatacttggaagctttgggggtggagccaggagtgggtgggatttgggggtggggaggaatatCAATGGAATAtaacactatggagtccaccctccaaagcagccattttttcctaatgaccaaggtcatccaacaagcttccttgcccaaggtcacccagcaagcttccatggcagagtgaggattttaaTCTGGGCCTTGCCTCTCAAATCCTAGTTAAACATTGACCAGTGAAGATGACTGGCTCTGAAGATGACTGGTTATTTTATATGGCCACATACCCAACAGCTCCACAACTATCTATCAACCCCTATGAAGCAGAAGGCCCTCTCCTGCAGATTTGAACTTGTGGACCAATTCACACATTTTAAGGGAAagcaaaagcaagcaagcaaacaaacaaaaaaacccttccaggttCTTAATGAGGCCAGAGAGTGTTAGGAACGGATTAATTGGCATGAACAGAAAGAAGACACAAGATGGTCATGGTGTGGTTCTTGGAGCACCTTTCATGCTAGGGATTTCAGTGCCTACTCTAAGGGGTTTATGATCGATAAGAGTTATGGTGAGAGACAAGTTGTAAACGTTAGCTGCTGCAGTTGACCTTTGTTGGGTCTGAAGAACCCCTTGAAGCAAGGGCTTACATGGGAAAGATGAACCAAGAGGAGGAGTATTTTACGAAGAAAGAGAAGCAACACTCCCTGCTAGAGGATGTTGTGAGTCCGTCTTTGCACAAGATCCATAGAGATATACAGACAAAGGACATACTTACTGAATTTAACATCTTCCATTAACCCACAAATCATTCTGATTCATCATGATTGAAGTAGGAGATTCATTGTATGGAATCTGTGCTTTCAGCGTGACATCCAAACCTTCCCTGCCTGTTGCCATTCATACCTTCCCAACACCTACACGGTAATATGCAATGGGCCAGAGATCAGATCCACAGAACACTCTCCTGCAACGTGTCCTTCAGGTGAAAAAGAGTACAGCAGATGTTCCGTAGAACCAAGGtgaccatttctctctctctctctctctctctctctctctctctctctctctctccttgaacTCAAATTTCTTCCTTTTATAAAGAAGCAGATCCTGAGCAGGAATATCCTCTACCTTCTTATTATGAGATACAGATTTCCTCATGACCCTCTGATATATTACTTATTGTTAAAAGTGAGCCTGAGTAGGTAGAggtggcaaaaatatatattattataatatataatagtACTAAATATGTATTCTATATTAACATTTATTAGAAAAAGAATATTTATTTGGGCCATTTACTATGTTACACCTTGATAATATCTTTGCATGTATATTTTAATTCTTGGGATTCATATACTACCTGCCTAGCCTGGAAGAGATATGTTATACTTTTAGTGTGTGTGGTTATTATTTAGACCACTGAAAAGCAACCTAATAGCAGAAGTGTATTGGTTTAGTGTCTAGTGTAAGTATAACTTACGTTTTTCACAGCATGCAATATTTTGATGGATTTGTGTTAGACCCAGTCCCTCTTTGTTTTTATCTACATTTCATGAATGTTGTTCTAATTTTTAATTATTGAGCACCTTGCAATAAATAGATATATTTTGTCCCAAGTTGTAGCTGCTCAACCTTCTAAGTTCCTGACATAGTGTTTGGGCATTTAACTatcatatttaaaatatacatacttTTAATGCCATAGTAATGTGATTACCAAGACACCACAAAGCCTGTGGTAACTAAGGATCTCACAGCATTAtgaccaatctccaggtgacaaaaaaTTCAACTGGAGAAAACATCCATTTGAAAGGTGGTCTGTGTGTCACTGCAGCCCCTTGAAGTCCCACCCCAAACTCtaacctcctcaggctccaccccccaaatctcctagaATTTCTCATCCTGGAACTGGCAGAAGCAGAAATAGTGCTGCTCAATATGGGTGGGAAAGTTCAGAAATCCACACCTTCCACTCCACATTGTGCACAAATCCAAATGGGGTACAGTCTTTTAGGAGCCACTGAATCAAAGCATGGTTGGGCAAACTTATATCAGAGCTCAGGTAGGTCCAGAAGGGAGACCATAATGTTGTGCAGAAGTCCCCAGGAAAACTGCAGCTGTTTGGGTGGTAGGACAgaccaatggaaaaatgggcaaatgagaacaagaagcaatttaataaagataagtgtaaagttctgcatctgagtcagaaaaatgaaaagcatgcctactggatgggggatacgcttctaggtaacactgtgtatgaacgagaccttggggtacttgtggattgtaaactaaacatgagcaggcagtgtgatgcagcggtaaaaaaggcaaatgccattttgggctgtatcaacagaggcatcacatcaaaatcacaagatgtcatagtcccattgtatacggcactggtcagaccacacctggagttctgtgtgcagttctggaggtctcacttcaagaaggatgtggataaaattgaaaaggtacagaggagaacgatgaggatgatctgggttcCTGGTGGACCAAAGTCCTGTCCAAAGGATGCTGTCCACTCCAGAAGTTGCTCCGGACCACAGCAAACTTCCAGAAAAATACAGTCTAAAAATGCAAAAGTGCTATAGCAGGGTATCAAAGATTCTGGTGGCGGAATCCCAGACAACCAAGTGGCTGACTACATTCATGCTTTAACTGAAAATAGCATGTCCCAGAAGCAGGTGACGTGCCAGGAACACATGGGGGCAATAGCAAGCTATGATCTGATTTTTCAACGCTGTCAGTCATGGCATCTCACTCCATGTAGCTTGTAACACCGGAGTAGAGGCAAGAATGGAAAGCACTCAAGGCCATGAGCAAAATACTCTGAACAAGGACATTCATCCCTGCCTTCCTGACTGTTGATGCTCAGGTGGATTTGCAAAAGTttccatctatttatttaaattagAGAACTGAAATTAAAAGTTGTGTGGGTGATTCAAAAGCAATGTTTGCTCATAAGACTTATTCTCCAGGGAGCACAGAGTGGTGTGTATataacccccctcccacacacttgTATCCTCACTTTCAGCTTGTGAAGAAAATAGGCTGACAAATACGGATGGGTCCAAGGTCATGTAGTAAGTTCTGTGGCAAGATGGAAATCTGaatccagccccctgccccaTCCTAGCCCCACCTGTTCCACACACCGTATTGCCACACAATATGAATGGTGGAACCTTACAAGCCCCACCTTTTTGCCTTGCCCCATAGACTCCCAGCTACCAAACATTTCTTATATTGATGATATTGCAATTTTTAACCAAACTTAGAAGGAGCATTTTCAACACCTAGGATAAAGGAGGCTGGTTTAAGAGTAAAAGTCTTCAAATGCCAAATAAGTATGtaccaaataaaatatttagtggAATAATATATTTAGTGGAATAATATATTTTTGGAGATGGGGAAATAAAACCAGGTTGGAGGAAAGTACAAGTAAAACtaagctattctgccaggcctatagcTGAGACCCTAAGCAACATTTCCCTGTCAAAGCCCCCAATTTATATGTCAGTTAGGGCTgatatgactcccccccccccatacctcgtctctcttcctttcccagtAAATAGAGGAACTAAGGAATTGATGATTTGATTTTCACTTTTCATTTTAATTGCATTTAAcagaaattgtttatattttatctgtatgtatgtgattttattgtgatgtaatctgccctgagtctcaggaaATAGGGAGCAAACGAACTGTAATTATAAAATAAAGATACAGGAATGCCCTAGAACCACAAACAAAAGGCAAAACAGAGCCTTTATAGGAGTTGTGGGATATTATTCCATTGTAGCTCCATTATGTGAACTCACCAGGAAAACCTTTCCTGACAAGGTAAACTGGACACTGTAATGCCAAGCTGCCTTTGAACACAGAGGCACCCGTTTGAAGGCACCTGGCTGTGTGAACCACTTTATACACAGATATGTCTAATACTGGGATTGTGGAGGATACAATCCAACATCCtctggtgggaaataaatctaaataataataataataataataataataataataataataataatatctcttCTTGAAAACCAAAGTGGATTGTGAAAAGCCCCAGTGGTATCTCTTCTTACTGGGTGAATGGGAGACATTCTCTATGTGGAAATGTATCCTGGAAAATGAGGTTCAGTGTAAGAAAGTTTCCAGTGAAATGCACTGGGGCAGAAATATCTCTGATTTAGGTGCTGGGTTAGacagacctttggtctgatccagcaaggtgctTCTGTTCATCCGTTCATAAAATAGACACCTGCAGAACATGACGCACAGTCAAAGATGCCTCAGAGACCTGTTTAGTTTGCAAAAGATGTATTATTGAagttatcatcattattattttatatctTTAATCCTTTCATTTACAATATTGTACATCTggtttaaaatatgaaaatactCTTCCCGTCTGAAAGATAGCTATTCCCTCCACAAGCCTTCCCACCTGGTTAAACGTCCCCAATGGGTTTAAGCTTAACTTTCGTTgtgcacctccccctcccctgcccagttATTTGTACATTCGGAACCAGAATGAAAGTTTTTCCTAAGCAGCAAGCtccttaattattattaataacaagTTAGAACAACATAAATAAATGATCATCATTAACGGTATCTAAATGAAACGCGTGCCAAAGAAATctatccagggcccctcccgtgTTTTTGGTCCCCTTAAGCCCTCACTCTTATTGGCCTTTCTTGTAGGCATTTTTGATTATGGCATTCTTAAAAAGAGTCAGTAGGGGTGCGTGGCTGCGTTCTGAGGTCATAAAGCCACCGTAGCGTTTGTCCTTAGGCGGGGCGTTCCACCGGAAGTGACGCATCTTGTATGAAGCGCCATCTTTCTTCACCTCTTCCGGCacgtcctctttctcctcctcagaCACCACTGCTTCAGAGCTCTTCTTTTCTTCATGGGAGTCAAACTCGGGGTAGTCCATTTCCAAGGAGAGTTCTCGTTTGAACTCCTGGGGATAGCTCTCTGAGGATTCCTCCTCCACCCCGTTTGCGTAGACCCTCACGGGTCGCCTCTTCCGGCCCACCGGCTTCCCCCATCGGAAGTGCTCCATGGCATAGGATCGCTTGCTTTCttgcctttccaggtcttggttGCCTTCATTGTCTCCTCCCCAATTGCTCTGGGCTTGTGAAGGGAATGGAAAGAAATCTAGGATGGGCTCTCTGGAGAGCTCTTCTCTCTTATGGCCCAAGTCGCCACCGCTGCTGTTGCTTTTGCCAAACTTGTTCCAGCGGAAATGGCTCATGACATACTTCCGAATATTTTCAGACAGAGGCTGCATGTGGCCGTTGCCAGGATAGACTGGAGACTCAGCCGAGAGATCCAGTCTGCAGGCCTTGAGGCACTCCTGCAGTGGggaaagggcagggcagggaggaatTACAAAGAGACATCCAGAAAGCACAGCCCTCAGCAGCATCCAAGCTAAGCAtccaggggatcatgggaattgtagacatcttgagatccacagtttggccacccctgccatagagtctaccctctgatgttgccagtttctctggagattggttgcaattctgagggccttttcgcacagggatctttgttgcaaattgtttgcggaatgaaaaatcgccatttaaaatagtggaattcgtcgttatgcatacctgcctttgtagtggaatcagttgcgttttttagcgtttcccacaggcttccggtctcggcagaaatcgctagaaaggaagcgctattgccaagctcgtcccgcccctggccgtcaagcagccaatgggcagccgttagcatgctcccaaacagcccctttccctttaagaaaggtttttaaaaaaataaaacgacccatagcaacgaatctaggtagattcgttgctacggagagacccatccagctgcctaatgtgagctgtcgtttgattgtatgatcgtttgcacgctgcctcgagtgataaaaaaaaatccccccccctctcacgggcccgattttcggctgaatttatttgtaaaaaataaagggactttatttcagcaaacgggcttttcagtggtttgtgcttagtgactaaaggtgaaggactgaagccagggaagcctctaaacagaaagaggctcgctggtgcgtttatccccgctcgctcggagaaaaaaaaatggcgatcgcttcaccggaagtttggaggagagagccagggggagggactttgaagaaccagcaacaatggtaacgcacaggtctttagcgctactgttgcagattggttgcaggagtgtatcgctatccggagggtgaatccacttttctggattcccctgaaagcgccacaacgaagcgctttttgctgattggtttcaggattgttgcagattgtctacgacgtcgtgggttatggcaaattagtagcgtttccaaatagcaaccattgtgctactttgaagccgtgcgaaatggccctgagagtaCTCCAGGCCCTGCCTAATCCAAGCAGACCTACCAACTCTAGACAGAGATGATTGTGTTCTTCCCACCACCCCAGTATTCAGAATTCTCAGTTGGCGCTTACTGTTAAGAGAAGCTTTCCAAAAGAGCAAAGTTTCAGTTCTACTACAGTTAAAGCCTATAACTAGAAGGCACAGAAACCATCATTGTAGTCCTGTTTCTGGGCAATGTAGAGCCACAGAGATATGAGAGTTGGGTAGGTTCCATGATAGACTCTGTTCCCGATGAATGATAGCAAGGCCTAATAGTACCTTGAGTGAATTAAGGGTGCACACTTGCCCCAGAATTCTCTCCTGTTCTGGAACAAAAATGCAGAGGTTAGAGAAAGGATTGGGGGTTATTAATGGATCATCTGCTCCAGGACGATCCACTCATATTACCAATGAAAAGATTTCAAGCTAGCAAGTGGACTGAACTTTAtatgagaccttggagaactgatGTTAGCTACAATGGACAATACTGGGCTTCTGACAAACAGACTGACCCTGCATAAGGCATGTTTGGACAGACAGAAAAGTAGAAAGGGGTTTCTGCATGGCAGATGCAGAAAATATGATTCAGTCTTCTTATTCACACACACTCCCAGACCAAATTTCCCAAAGTCCTaaggagcaggagaaaaaatgaCCTCAACATTTATTCTAGTCTCTATGACAAAGACGCTGAAGACTGGGGGAAAGAGCATCCAAAAATGAcatctgtcatttccccagaatgcACTTTCCTGTGGGAACCTTCTTTGGGAGGCCATAATTCAGGCCCCATAAATCCAAGCATCACCAAACTTAGAGAACAgctagaggagagtcagccagagatctaGTTTGCACACAGTTCATGCTACATGCTCCTGAACCTGCCCCTTTCAAAATGACAGGTAGTCATTTTGACATGCACAGATTTAGGAGGTTCAGGAAtttatagaatggatcctgtgcaaataAGAGTCTTCCAATGCTCCTCTATATGCCCTCCAAGTTGCActgaagttttgtaaacattttgattgaatgGAGACAGTCTATGTGGAAATGTATCCACTTGTGAACTGGCATGAATCTCCATGAACAACTTGAAATTTCATTGAAAATTCATGCCAATTGACCTGCCACAAACAggactttgcaaaccatgaactagcCAAAATCTAACACGAAGTTTAGTTCATgagtcagttcatgcccatccctacataGAGCTATGTTTGTGTGCTTCCTGGAACCTGCTTGTTTTTGAGCTTTGCAGATGAAAGTGAAAAGATCCTGAATGGAATACAGATTAAACCAGAGAACTTCTAGTTACTGTCTAAAAGCTGACTTGCTAGAAAGGTGCTGAAAGGTGTGCAGGGTACATCACAGTCATGAACTCTCAGTCTGGACATACACAGAGACTTTGTTATATCTCTGAGGCTGGCTAACCAAGCCCACCCTTGGCTAATGAAGCCAGTGTATCTGTCCCCATGCAGCGAGACAGCCCTGCCTCCCACCGGCAGGCATTTTGTGACTggttcaattcccatgagtcacATTTTGTTATAGCACCCTCTACTTTTGCTTAATATTGCAAAAGCACCTGGGGACTCAACAAGGTGTGAAACAGAGGAAAATATTTGTAATTCAAATATTTGTAATTAAAATTCACCAAGGAGAATGTGAGAAAGCAAACTGATTGTAAATTACATTCAGGTATTCTACACTTCCTCAAAGGCATTATTATTTTATCAGTTCCAGGACTGAACCCTGGCTCTCAACTAGGGTTGGCTACCTCcgggtagggcctggagatctctcagaattacaactaccGTAATCTCTAGAGCgagtacaactgatctccagcagaatataattccatagagaaggggtagtcaacctgtggtcctccagatgtccatggactacaattcctcatggggctcatgggaattgtagtccatagacatctggactacccctgacatagaagaCAAAGTGGTCATCttcttcatgggaactgatcgtgaaggaaatggctgctttatggccccagatcttcaagaatttcccaggATGATGTTGGCAGACCTGACTCGACACAGGTCCTGATTATCAACTATCCTTAGAGATGTGTCCTCCTCCCATGGCACCAGaggacttttaaaaacaattaactaTTTCTGGATGGCAATAACACGATAACAATCTATTGTGATGCTCTACTAGCTTTcgttgggaattcagagaaacaAATTCAGAGAAACAAAAGATCAGTGTGGATTCAGACCATAAATCTCTGACTGCATCTCTGTTTTCTATCTGATCATCCAAAATACATAATTGCTACGCTTGGGGATTTGTATGTAAACAAGCGGTCAAACTTAATCCAACACAATAATTATCTCAATTGgcccacacaaacatacacacacacacactcacacacacacaattctctcCTGATGCCAGAGAGGGAATGAGACCAGGAGCTTACAGCCTTGGCTTTTCCTACAATGTGAGCAGTTTTCGCCCTAATTATACTTCAAAAAAGATAAGCAAGATGATAGAATACATTGAGATTTAATACACTGAATTTATTAATACTACTTTATGGAGGACTCattactgccactgatgaaagatacTGAATTGAAAATGGAAAAAATCATCTAGACACCGATTTGGCTGAGTCCAGGTGGGAATTACAATAAAGTGATAACAGAGATtctta
It contains:
- the POMC gene encoding pro-opiomelanocortin, producing the protein MLNPQWSSLLTILGVLLFHSMVGGHGHCLESGRCRDMDTEAGLLECLKACRLDLSAESPVYPGNGHMQPLSENIRKYVMSHFRWNKFGKSNSSGGDLGHKREELSREPILDFFPFPSQAQSNWGGDNEGNQDLERQESKRSYAMEHFRWGKPVGRKRRPVRVYANGVEEESSESYPQEFKRELSLEMDYPEFDSHEEKKSSEAVVSEEEKEDVPEEVKKDGASYKMRHFRWNAPPKDKRYGGFMTSERSHAPLLTLFKNAIIKNAYKKGQ